One Paenibacillus crassostreae DNA segment encodes these proteins:
- a CDS encoding ABC transporter ATP-binding protein, with amino-acid sequence MWRLKSYLKPYWVSSLLAPLFMVLEVWMDLLQPMLMASIINDGIVNRDLTHIQHTGLIMIGVALIGVIGGIGCSIFSSIASQNFGRDLRNNLFEKVQTFSFRNLDQLETGSLITRLTNDVMQMQTFVQMIMRAFIRSPLLFVGSFIMAFSISPRLTLILAVATPLLFIVLVILIRKSFPLFTKVQSKLDGVNSVLQENLSGIRVVKAFVRANYEGKRFGTANEEYTGVAIKAARLMAINMPMMTLILNVSVVAVLWYGGGLTQGGSLSTGDLIAFINYVTQLLFSMLMISSLLPFVSRAKVSAARINEVLDTLTEITDPIQGDSNKKEALITNGYIQFKNVSFAYDRAQAELVLHNISFHAESGQTLAILGATGSGKSSLISLIPRLYDTTSGSILIDGINIKDISLDYLRSHIGMVMQQSILFTGTIRDNISYGKSDANQEEIEAAAIAAEAHDFIQQMPDGYDTILGQQGVNLSGGQKQRISIARALLLRPVILILDDSTSAVDLGTESRIQKSLRELMNNTTNIIIAQRISSVIDADHIIILDDNGTIAGEGTHDELLQNSSIYQDIYRSQWKEEDTHVPVN; translated from the coding sequence ATGTGGAGATTAAAATCATATCTAAAACCATATTGGGTATCTAGTCTACTAGCCCCTCTATTTATGGTGCTTGAGGTATGGATGGATTTATTACAACCGATGTTGATGGCAAGCATCATTAATGATGGCATTGTCAATCGGGATCTCACTCATATCCAGCATACTGGACTCATCATGATTGGTGTTGCCTTAATTGGAGTCATCGGTGGTATTGGCTGTTCCATATTCTCAAGTATTGCTTCTCAGAACTTCGGAAGAGATCTACGAAACAACTTATTCGAGAAAGTGCAGACCTTCTCCTTCCGCAACCTTGATCAACTGGAGACAGGTTCGCTTATTACTCGACTAACCAATGATGTCATGCAAATGCAGACTTTTGTACAAATGATCATGCGAGCCTTCATCCGCTCTCCACTTCTATTTGTTGGTAGCTTCATTATGGCTTTTTCGATTAGCCCTAGATTAACACTCATTCTTGCTGTTGCCACTCCACTTCTATTCATCGTATTAGTTATTCTCATTCGAAAATCCTTCCCTCTGTTCACCAAAGTTCAGTCTAAGCTCGATGGCGTGAACAGTGTGCTTCAGGAGAACCTATCTGGTATTCGTGTCGTAAAGGCTTTCGTTAGAGCAAATTATGAAGGCAAACGCTTTGGTACAGCAAATGAAGAATATACTGGGGTTGCTATTAAAGCCGCCCGTTTAATGGCTATCAATATGCCTATGATGACCCTTATTCTAAATGTAAGCGTGGTTGCTGTATTGTGGTATGGCGGAGGACTAACCCAAGGTGGTTCTCTTTCTACTGGGGATTTAATCGCCTTTATCAACTATGTAACTCAGTTACTGTTCTCTATGCTAATGATTAGCAGTCTGCTCCCCTTCGTCTCCCGTGCAAAGGTATCTGCGGCACGTATCAACGAGGTGCTAGATACCCTAACTGAGATTACTGATCCTATTCAAGGGGATAGCAACAAGAAAGAAGCTCTCATTACGAATGGATATATTCAGTTCAAGAATGTATCTTTTGCCTACGACAGAGCTCAAGCAGAACTTGTCCTTCACAACATATCATTTCATGCTGAATCCGGTCAGACGTTAGCTATTCTCGGTGCTACTGGCTCGGGGAAATCTTCACTGATCAGTCTGATCCCTCGACTATACGATACGACGAGCGGCAGTATACTTATCGATGGAATCAATATTAAAGATATTTCCTTGGATTATTTGAGATCACATATTGGTATGGTTATGCAACAATCCATTCTGTTCACCGGTACGATCAGAGATAACATTAGCTATGGCAAATCAGATGCTAATCAAGAGGAGATTGAGGCCGCTGCGATAGCAGCTGAAGCGCATGACTTCATCCAACAGATGCCAGATGGATATGATACGATACTCGGCCAACAAGGCGTCAACTTATCAGGGGGTCAGAAGCAGCGGATATCCATAGCCAGAGCATTACTCCTTCGGCCTGTTATTCTAATTCTAGACGATAGCACTAGCGCGGTAGATTTAGGAACGGAATCTCGGATACAGAAATCGCTCAGAGAATTGATGAACAATACAACGAATATCATCATTGCTCAGCGAATCTCATCCGTCATTGATGCTGATCACATCATTATTCTTGATGATAACGGTACGATTGCTGGCGAAGGTACACATGATGAACTTCTTCAGAACAGCTCAATATATCAAGATATTTATCGATCACAATGGAAGGAGGAAGATACCCATGTCCCAGTCAACTAA
- a CDS encoding LacI family DNA-binding transcriptional regulator gives MAKKITMQQIADHLGVSKFVVSKALSGKGGVNEDTKERVIQAASQLGYFSQKNAYVKKPDRKIAYANGKQSVIVLMPNIRSQTRESLYWGRIMEGISMQLEEEGLGMVIISEQSVDSFLDILNPNGILGLIGVGQISTPLLLEIHRIGLPIVLVDHEDPLIPSDTIFVNNVDAMARLANHLMETGHQQLQFIGNNRFSRSFRDRFIGFRSAIEERGLELQAIGEAMENLVGVENNEFAGEIRSWLINLKKSRTMPTVLVCANDFIARTTMKSLIELGIDVPGEVSVTGFDNIDVGYSDIPLPTLTTVHVPKEAMGRRAVEKLLERLAKVNEPMEKILLSGDIVFRDSTTAARVQ, from the coding sequence ATGGCTAAGAAAATCACGATGCAACAGATTGCTGACCATTTAGGTGTGTCTAAATTTGTTGTCTCAAAGGCGTTATCTGGTAAGGGTGGTGTCAATGAAGATACGAAAGAGAGAGTAATTCAGGCGGCATCACAGCTTGGCTACTTCTCTCAGAAGAATGCCTATGTTAAGAAACCAGATCGTAAGATAGCCTACGCGAATGGTAAACAATCTGTTATTGTGCTCATGCCGAATATTCGCTCTCAGACGCGGGAGTCACTTTATTGGGGACGGATTATGGAAGGAATCTCAATGCAATTGGAAGAGGAAGGACTTGGAATGGTCATCATTTCAGAGCAGAGTGTGGACAGCTTTCTAGATATATTAAATCCTAATGGAATTCTAGGTCTGATTGGTGTAGGGCAGATTTCTACGCCTCTATTACTAGAGATCCATCGAATTGGACTTCCTATTGTTCTGGTAGACCATGAGGACCCCTTGATACCGTCAGATACGATATTTGTAAACAATGTAGATGCTATGGCTCGTCTAGCGAACCACTTAATGGAAACAGGGCATCAACAGCTACAGTTCATTGGTAATAACCGATTCTCGAGAAGCTTTAGAGATCGCTTTATTGGTTTCCGCTCCGCGATAGAGGAGAGAGGACTGGAGCTACAAGCAATTGGAGAAGCCATGGAGAATCTGGTGGGGGTTGAGAATAATGAATTTGCAGGTGAGATACGGTCCTGGTTGATTAACTTGAAGAAGAGTAGAACGATGCCAACGGTTCTTGTCTGTGCAAATGATTTCATAGCTCGAACCACCATGAAGTCCTTGATTGAACTCGGTATTGATGTTCCAGGGGAGGTCTCGGTTACTGGATTCGATAATATTGATGTCGGCTACAGTGATATACCACTTCCCACGCTAACTACCGTGCATGTTCCTAAAGAAGCTATGGGGCGTCGTGCCGTAGAGAAGTTGCTTGAACGATTAGCCAAGGTCAACGAGCCTATGGAGAAGATTCTATTATCAGGGGATATCGTATTCCGTGACTCCACAACTGCTGCTAGAGTACAATAG
- a CDS encoding DUF4184 family protein, which translates to MPFTFAHPLYIVPLKLIKPRYINLAGLILGSMSPDFEYFIALEPYQTIGHTHLGLLLQALPLSVIFILLISGVMKTLVSHLPSTFNIDIRLYTFLKFFDYRDPLNWLKFLISVVIGFYSHLFVDAFTHLSGYFVMRYPFFQNSYFNLPMYKILQYSLSIIGMLVQLLLILLLVINTPYSISSFRRVPSKRKILYWSSVCIITISVMIAKLALTTSPNILGIIIVSSISGLILGILIASILFRERIKGITF; encoded by the coding sequence TTGCCATTTACATTTGCACATCCACTGTATATCGTTCCACTCAAATTGATTAAACCACGATATATTAATTTAGCCGGACTTATTCTCGGAAGTATGTCACCCGACTTTGAGTATTTCATTGCATTGGAACCCTACCAGACTATTGGCCATACACATCTGGGATTACTACTACAAGCCCTTCCATTAAGTGTAATCTTTATATTGCTAATAAGTGGAGTTATGAAGACTCTAGTATCCCATTTGCCCTCTACCTTTAATATCGATATAAGATTATACACATTTCTTAAATTTTTTGACTATCGAGATCCCCTCAATTGGCTAAAATTTCTTATCTCTGTTGTGATCGGATTCTACAGTCATCTATTCGTAGATGCATTTACTCATCTCTCAGGATATTTTGTCATGAGATACCCCTTTTTTCAGAATAGCTATTTCAATCTTCCAATGTACAAAATACTGCAATATTCACTCTCCATCATCGGTATGCTGGTGCAATTGTTATTGATCTTATTGCTTGTCATCAATACTCCCTACTCCATAAGTTCATTTAGAAGAGTACCTTCGAAAAGAAAAATCTTATATTGGTCCAGTGTATGTATTATCACAATAAGCGTCATGATTGCAAAGCTAGCCTTAACTACAAGCCCAAATATATTAGGGATCATCATCGTCTCTTCGATATCAGGGTTAATACTTGGAATACTCATTGCAAGTATACTATTTCGAGAACGTATTAAGGGAATTACATTCTAA
- a CDS encoding glycosidase, translating into MNSLFNARKQQLTERYEVLISRKNEKVPYGNGIYDRYQYPVLTADHSPLIWKYDFNPATNPYFMERLGINGVFNAGAIHLNGKFYLIARVEGLDRKSFFAVAESDNGVDGFRFWDHPVVLPETEVPDVNVYDMRLVQHEDGWIYGLFCTERKDPDAPRGDLSSAVAQCGIARTKDLITWERLADLKTASAQQRNVVLHPEFVDGKYAFYTRPQDGFIDTGSGGGIGFGVSDSIENAVIDEEIIIDERYYHTIKEVKNGQGPAPIKTDKGWLHIAHGVRNTAAGLRYVLYVFLSDLKNPQVVTHRPGGHFIAPDGEERVGDVSNVVFSNGVIALDNGEVYIYYASSDTRLHVATTTVDQLLDYAMNTPEDPFRSYACVQQRIELVDRNLNL; encoded by the coding sequence ATGAATTCATTATTTAATGCTCGTAAACAACAGCTTACAGAACGCTATGAGGTGTTAATTAGTCGCAAGAATGAAAAGGTTCCTTATGGTAATGGCATTTATGATCGATATCAATATCCTGTTCTTACGGCTGATCATTCACCACTAATCTGGAAATATGATTTCAACCCAGCGACTAATCCATATTTCATGGAGCGCCTCGGAATTAATGGGGTATTTAATGCCGGTGCTATTCATCTGAATGGTAAATTCTATCTAATCGCACGTGTGGAGGGTCTAGACCGCAAATCATTCTTCGCTGTAGCTGAGAGTGACAATGGCGTAGATGGCTTCCGTTTCTGGGATCATCCCGTTGTATTGCCCGAGACCGAAGTTCCCGATGTGAATGTCTATGATATGCGTCTTGTACAGCATGAAGATGGCTGGATTTATGGGTTGTTCTGCACAGAACGTAAAGATCCAGATGCACCTAGAGGTGATCTATCCAGCGCCGTTGCTCAATGTGGTATTGCCCGTACGAAGGATCTTATCACTTGGGAACGTCTAGCAGATCTCAAGACAGCTTCTGCCCAACAACGGAATGTCGTATTACACCCAGAATTTGTTGATGGTAAATACGCTTTCTATACACGTCCACAAGACGGGTTCATCGATACAGGATCAGGTGGCGGTATTGGCTTCGGAGTGTCTGATTCCATCGAAAATGCTGTGATTGACGAAGAAATCATTATCGACGAAAGATATTATCATACCATCAAAGAAGTGAAGAATGGTCAAGGACCTGCACCAATCAAGACAGATAAGGGCTGGTTGCATATTGCTCATGGTGTTAGAAATACCGCGGCTGGTCTGCGTTATGTACTTTATGTTTTCTTATCTGATCTTAAGAATCCTCAAGTCGTTACGCATCGTCCCGGAGGACATTTCATTGCTCCTGATGGGGAAGAACGTGTTGGTGATGTATCCAACGTGGTGTTCTCGAACGGTGTAATCGCACTCGATAATGGCGAAGTATACATTTACTACGCTTCCTCGGATACGAGACTTCATGTGGCTACAACTACAGTAGACCAATTACTTGATTACGCGATGAACACACCAGAAGATCCTTTCCGTTCTTACGCTTGTGTACAGCAACGGATTGAGTTAGTGGATCGCAATCTAAATCTATAG
- a CDS encoding AGE family epimerase/isomerase, with the protein MNMENLVTTWKADLERELKDNILGFWMKYTLDKQHGGFLGEITPDLHVIEGAEKSLVLNTRILWTFSAAYRIYRNPEYLQMAERAYEYVTEHFLDSEYGGLFWMLSAEGTPTDDKKQVYGQAFAIYALTEYHRATGHEESLSLAIKLFHLLEKYSYDPQYKGYLEAHTRDWKVTDNLSLSDKDLNEKKSMNTHLHVMEAYTNLLRVWPSDELKVQLAELIEVTLDHIVDPITSHFKLFFNEEWQVKSDHISYGHDIEGSWLLLEAAEVLGNADLLERTKIVAIAMAEATYVEGIDPDGGILNEANAEGLIDTDKDWWPQAEAMVGFYNAFQMTDDVKYKQAALDSWSFIQKYIVDHEHGEWIWSVTREGVPNLEHSKVSPWKCPYHNGRACMEMLERL; encoded by the coding sequence ATGAATATGGAAAACTTAGTTACAACATGGAAAGCTGACCTTGAGCGCGAATTAAAAGACAATATTCTGGGATTCTGGATGAAGTATACCCTCGATAAACAACACGGAGGTTTCCTTGGTGAGATCACTCCAGACCTACATGTAATTGAAGGTGCTGAGAAAAGTTTAGTCCTGAATACCCGGATACTTTGGACTTTCTCTGCTGCATACCGAATCTATCGTAACCCAGAATACTTGCAAATGGCAGAACGTGCGTATGAATATGTAACAGAACATTTCTTAGATTCTGAATATGGTGGGTTGTTCTGGATGCTCTCTGCCGAGGGGACACCTACGGATGACAAGAAACAAGTCTATGGCCAGGCATTTGCCATCTATGCCCTGACAGAATATCATCGAGCTACTGGGCATGAGGAATCTTTATCATTAGCTATTAAATTGTTCCATCTTCTGGAGAAATACAGCTACGATCCCCAATATAAAGGATATCTAGAAGCTCATACGCGTGACTGGAAGGTGACCGATAATCTTAGCCTCAGTGATAAGGATTTAAATGAAAAAAAATCGATGAATACCCATCTCCATGTCATGGAGGCTTATACTAACCTATTGCGTGTATGGCCATCAGATGAGCTTAAAGTTCAATTAGCAGAACTTATAGAAGTCACTTTAGACCATATCGTCGATCCCATTACAAGTCACTTCAAGTTATTCTTCAACGAAGAATGGCAAGTGAAATCAGATCATATCTCATACGGGCATGATATTGAGGGTAGCTGGCTTCTGTTAGAAGCAGCAGAGGTTCTAGGAAATGCCGATCTTCTAGAACGAACGAAGATAGTTGCCATTGCAATGGCAGAGGCTACCTATGTTGAAGGTATCGATCCTGATGGAGGGATTCTGAATGAAGCTAATGCTGAAGGGCTTATAGATACAGATAAAGACTGGTGGCCACAAGCAGAGGCGATGGTTGGATTCTATAACGCTTTTCAAATGACAGATGACGTTAAGTACAAACAAGCAGCATTAGATTCATGGTCTTTCATTCAGAAATATATCGTTGACCACGAGCATGGTGAATGGATTTGGAGTGTCACGCGTGAAGGTGTTCCTAACTTAGAACATTCCAAAGTCAGCCCTTGGAAATGCCCTTATCATAATGGAAGAGCTTGTATGGAAATGCTGGAGCGGTTGTAG
- a CDS encoding glycoside hydrolase family 113, whose product MKSLNPFIGGMTWGFTGVRGTWNNPSAEHSMEEMVRTLSVNWTTIAFSALQETAHSTEILFEDEPTVTDTEVRWAIQKAQSLGLQVCLKPIVNCADGTWRAHINFFDIDVPCEPKWSEWFSSYTRFILHYAAIAEELGCEMFCVGCEMVQTDRRETQWRQLIHDVRQVYSGIVTYNCDKYQEDQVKWWDAVDMISSSGYYPINTWEEQLDRIEQVVQQYDKPFFFMEVGCPSRTGSQHLPNDWSLQGDPNEEEQAQFYRVMFDQCSKRDWVQGFMLWDWKANLYDPQDASSDDDYCPYGKKAEGIINRQYELLKN is encoded by the coding sequence ATGAAATCACTCAATCCATTTATCGGGGGAATGACATGGGGATTCACGGGTGTCCGAGGTACTTGGAATAATCCAAGTGCTGAACACTCCATGGAGGAAATGGTTCGTACTCTAAGTGTGAATTGGACTACGATTGCATTCTCTGCCTTGCAGGAGACTGCTCATTCTACTGAAATCCTATTCGAAGATGAACCTACTGTTACGGATACCGAAGTACGTTGGGCTATTCAAAAGGCACAATCCTTAGGTCTTCAGGTCTGCTTGAAGCCAATCGTTAACTGCGCTGATGGTACGTGGAGAGCACATATTAACTTTTTTGATATCGATGTGCCTTGTGAACCGAAATGGTCTGAATGGTTCTCCTCCTACACTCGATTCATCCTCCATTATGCTGCCATCGCTGAGGAACTAGGATGTGAAATGTTCTGTGTAGGGTGTGAAATGGTACAAACTGATCGACGGGAAACACAGTGGCGTCAACTCATTCACGATGTTAGACAAGTGTATTCCGGTATAGTCACTTATAACTGTGATAAATATCAGGAGGATCAGGTCAAATGGTGGGATGCTGTTGATATGATCTCATCTAGTGGATACTACCCCATCAACACTTGGGAAGAGCAGCTAGATCGCATCGAACAAGTCGTCCAGCAATACGACAAGCCCTTTTTCTTCATGGAGGTCGGTTGCCCTAGTCGTACAGGATCTCAGCATTTACCTAATGACTGGTCGCTACAAGGAGATCCGAACGAGGAGGAACAAGCTCAATTCTACCGAGTCATGTTCGATCAATGCAGTAAGCGTGATTGGGTGCAGGGATTCATGTTATGGGATTGGAAAGCAAATCTCTATGATCCACAGGATGCATCAAGCGACGATGATTACTGTCCATATGGCAAGAAGGCAGAAGGAATTATCAACCGTCAATATGAATTGCTTAAAAATTAA
- a CDS encoding beta-mannosidase, with protein MMEILTLTGLWQLQDEEGHISTEVQVPGSVYNDLLEAEIIADPFYRDNEKNSKDIMQREYRYSRSFDVGNDIYQSDRLELICEGLDTLTSIHVNGHLIANTNNMHRTYVLDIKPYIQLGTNDIEIHFHNTLDYIAHKQEASYLWGVETTVDGFPHIRKAHSSYGWDWGPQLPDAGIWRDIYLKAHNTARIQDVYMTQHHTEEQVELDLRLELESWSSEQLNVEVIITTPDGQLIQSRYQAESGIQSFTMAIDQPQLWWPNGYGNQPLYTVAIELFDGAMKVDEQKYTIGLRNIRIKQEPDTWGETFEFEINGVSIFAMGANYIPEDNLLPRTSKEKTEILIRDCIDANFNCIRIWGGGIYPDHNFYDLCDRYGLIVWQDFMFACAVYDMTDEFAANIKQEAIDNIRRLRHHASLGIWCGNNEIESAIVDWGFPKTEKMKEDYIKQFEVLLADVAAQYDPNTFYWSSSPSSGGSFDNPSDPNRGDNHYWDVWHGLKPFTEYRSFHFRFCSEFGFQSFPSLKTIETFTEPEDRNIFSYVMERHQKNDGANGKIMYYLSQNFKYPKDFSSLVYASQLLQAEAMKYGVEHWRRHRGRCMGAIYWQLNDCWPVASWSSIDYYGRWKALHYFAKRFFSPILLSACEEGKKVALHVSNETMNSFTGNVSWKLRSTTSDLYLQGVQSVEINSLSSTSVVELDFTSLLTDDDMRSAYLEYSLDNVACDRVSEGVLLFSVAKHFILNPVTITTEWSEDESTFELKLTSDELAKYVELEFTDLDAKWSDNYFDLCPDYVKKITLNKTSLAPSVTLETLQSALQIRSAIDMAD; from the coding sequence ATGATGGAAATCCTAACACTAACCGGATTATGGCAACTACAAGATGAAGAAGGACATATTTCAACTGAAGTGCAAGTACCAGGTTCCGTATATAACGATTTACTAGAGGCTGAAATTATTGCTGATCCTTTCTATCGTGATAACGAGAAGAATAGCAAAGACATTATGCAACGAGAGTACCGCTATTCCCGCAGTTTCGATGTAGGAAATGATATTTATCAGAGTGATCGCCTAGAGTTAATATGCGAAGGACTGGATACGCTTACTTCCATTCATGTCAATGGTCACCTTATCGCTAATACCAATAACATGCACCGCACTTATGTTCTTGACATTAAACCTTATATCCAACTAGGAACGAATGACATCGAGATTCATTTCCATAATACGTTGGATTATATTGCACATAAACAAGAAGCTTCTTATTTATGGGGTGTTGAGACAACTGTTGACGGCTTCCCTCACATTCGTAAAGCTCATTCCAGTTATGGTTGGGATTGGGGTCCACAATTACCCGATGCAGGTATCTGGAGAGATATTTATCTAAAAGCACACAACACTGCACGTATTCAAGATGTCTATATGACTCAGCATCACACAGAAGAACAAGTCGAATTAGACCTTCGCCTAGAGTTAGAATCATGGAGTTCGGAACAATTAAACGTCGAAGTCATCATCACAACTCCAGATGGACAATTGATACAGAGTCGATATCAAGCTGAATCTGGAATTCAGTCCTTTACGATGGCAATCGATCAGCCACAACTTTGGTGGCCTAATGGGTACGGCAATCAACCCCTTTATACAGTAGCTATTGAGCTTTTTGATGGTGCTATGAAAGTCGATGAACAGAAGTACACGATTGGGCTACGGAATATTCGGATTAAACAAGAACCTGATACTTGGGGCGAAACGTTCGAATTCGAGATCAATGGTGTATCTATATTTGCTATGGGTGCAAATTACATTCCTGAAGATAATCTATTACCTAGAACCTCTAAGGAAAAAACAGAAATTCTTATTCGCGATTGCATCGATGCGAACTTTAACTGCATTCGTATTTGGGGTGGAGGAATTTACCCAGATCACAATTTCTATGATCTCTGTGACCGTTACGGACTTATTGTCTGGCAAGATTTCATGTTCGCCTGTGCTGTGTACGATATGACTGATGAATTCGCAGCAAACATTAAACAAGAAGCGATTGATAATATTCGTCGCTTGCGTCATCACGCTTCGCTCGGTATTTGGTGTGGTAATAACGAGATTGAATCAGCCATCGTTGACTGGGGATTCCCTAAGACCGAGAAGATGAAGGAAGATTACATCAAACAATTTGAAGTCCTTCTCGCAGACGTAGCCGCTCAATATGATCCCAACACATTCTATTGGTCCTCCTCCCCATCATCTGGTGGTAGTTTTGATAACCCCAGCGATCCAAACCGAGGAGATAACCATTACTGGGATGTGTGGCATGGTCTGAAGCCTTTCACTGAATATCGCTCATTCCACTTCCGATTCTGCTCTGAATTTGGCTTTCAGTCTTTCCCAAGCCTAAAGACGATTGAAACTTTCACTGAGCCTGAGGATCGTAACATCTTCTCTTATGTCATGGAGAGACATCAGAAGAATGATGGAGCAAATGGAAAGATCATGTACTATCTTTCTCAGAATTTCAAATATCCTAAAGATTTCTCTTCACTTGTCTATGCCTCTCAGCTATTGCAAGCAGAAGCCATGAAATACGGGGTAGAACATTGGAGACGCCATCGTGGTCGTTGTATGGGTGCGATCTACTGGCAGCTAAATGACTGTTGGCCGGTTGCTTCCTGGTCAAGTATTGATTACTACGGCCGTTGGAAAGCTCTTCATTATTTCGCCAAACGATTCTTCTCTCCAATTCTTCTCTCTGCTTGCGAAGAAGGTAAGAAGGTCGCACTACATGTGTCCAACGAAACGATGAACTCATTCACAGGAAACGTATCCTGGAAGCTCCGTAGCACGACATCGGATCTGTATCTTCAAGGAGTTCAGTCTGTTGAAATCAATTCGCTTAGTTCTACATCTGTAGTTGAACTCGATTTCACTTCACTTCTAACAGATGATGATATGCGTTCCGCTTATTTAGAATACAGTCTCGATAATGTAGCTTGCGATCGAGTAAGTGAAGGTGTTCTTCTCTTCTCAGTTGCTAAACATTTCATACTAAATCCGGTAACCATCACTACCGAATGGTCTGAAGATGAATCTACTTTCGAACTGAAGTTAACATCAGATGAACTTGCGAAATACGTGGAATTAGAATTTACAGATCTCGATGCTAAATGGAGCGATAATTACTTCGACCTATGCCCTGATTATGTGAAAAAGATAACTCTGAACAAAACGTCATTAGCACCATCTGTTACTCTAGAGACTCTTCAATCGGCACTGCAGATCCGTAGCGCCATTGATATGGCTGATTAA